The following proteins come from a genomic window of Schistocerca cancellata isolate TAMUIC-IGC-003103 chromosome 10, iqSchCanc2.1, whole genome shotgun sequence:
- the LOC126106626 gene encoding uncharacterized protein LOC126106626 gives MIASLTALAKENSKEHVIALDMQQTFHTPKLIVGPAFYKRKMCAYNYGIHDCGSNKGYMFLWSEKDGGQGADEVGSCLLKYLEITNPQTKHLHIIIDNCKGQTKNWTINALERSLVAIKRFDSVQHYFPVVGHTMLPCDRDFGYVERYARNRHPIVYTPDEWAEVIKSASPKHFIVTKMERENFRSLESLKTLTSKRTESTSGDPHHFSEATQFKFESEDPFKLSVKHSYSDIGAFMSMDIRVKKKGRLLEPNPYQLPIKCRNPLPINQKKFDDVLSLMPYIPAENQDFFRSRTGNNVYDNEVEELP, from the coding sequence atgattgcgtctttaactgctctggctaaagaaaattcgaaagagcatgtGATAGCATTGGACATGCAGCAAACATTCCACACACCTAAACTAATCGTAggtccagcattttacaagaggaaaatgtgcgcatacaactatggtatccacgactgtggatcaaataagggttatatgtttctgtggagcgagaaagatggaggacAGGGTGcagatgaggttgggagctgcttattgaagtacttggagataactaaccctcagacaaaacatctccacataatcatagacaactgcaagggtcagacaaagaattggactattaatgctttggaaaggtcccttgttgctaTCAAAAGATTTGATTccgtccagcattacttccctgtggtaggtcacaccatgctaccttgcgatcgtgattttggttacgttgaacggtatgcaagaaacagacatccaatagtgtacactccagatgaatgggcagaagtaataaaatctgcaagtccaaaacatttcattgtaactaaaatggaaagagaaaacttcagaagtttggaaagcctgaagacattgacctcaaaacgtacagaatccacgtctggagatccccaccatttcagtgaagctactcaatttaagtttgagtctgaagatcccttcaagctaagtgtaaagcactcttattcagacataggagctttcatgtcaatggatattcgtgtcaaaaagaaaggaaggctacttgaaccaaatccatatcagctgccaataaagtgCAGAAATCCACtaccaattaaccagaaaaaatttgatgatgtactgtctcttatgccatacatacctgcagaaaatcaagatttctttcggtcacgtactggaaataacgtgtacgataatgaggtagaggaacttccttga